CCGGGCGCCAAGCAGCTGGCCGGCGACAAGATCAGCCGCTCGCCGGTGCAGTTCGCTGATGTGCCGGTACTGCGCAAGCCGTCGTGGATCCGCGTGCGCATCCCGTCCAACGGTGCGGTGGCGGCGCTGAAGTCGAAACTGCGCGAGAACCGCCTGGTCACCGTGTGCGAAGAGGCCAGCTGCCCGAACATCCACGAGTGCTTCGGTCACGGTACCGCCACCTTCATGATCCTGGGCGAGGTCTGCACGCGGCGCTGCTCGTTCTGCGACGTCGCCCACGGTCGCCCGAAACCGCCGGATCCGACCGAACCCTACAATCTCGCCAGCACCGTGGCCGACATGGGCCTGAAGTATGTGGTGGTCACCAGCGTCGACCGCGACGACCTCCGCGATGGCGGTGCCCAGCATTTCGTCGACTGCATCGCGGCGATCCGCGCACGCACCCCGTCGACGCGCATCGAGATCCTCACCCCCGACTTCCGTGGCAAGGGCCGCATGGAGCGGGCGCTGGAGATCCTGGCGCAGAACCCGCCGGACGTGTTCAACCACAACGTCGAGACCGCCCCGGAGCTGTACCGCAACGTGCGCCCGGGCGCGGACTACCAGTGGTCGCTGACCCTGCTGCAGAAGTTCAAGGCGCAGCACCCGTCGGTGCCGACCAAGTCCGGGATCATGCTCGGCCTGGGCGAGACGATGGAACAGGTGCAGGGCACCCTGCGCGACCTGCGCGCGCACGACGTCGACATGGTCACCATCGGCCAGTACCTGCAGCCGAGCCCGCACCACCACCCGGTGCTGCGCTACTGGACGCCGGACGAGTTCAAGGCCCTGGAGGACTACGGCATGGCGCTGGGCTTCAGCCACGTGGCCTCGGGTCCGCTGGTGCGCTCGTCCTACCACGCCGACCGCCAGGCCGCGCAGGCTGCGGCGACCGCGGTGGCCGTCGCCTGACGGCACCGCGCGCGCGCCAACCAGCGTTCACCTGCCGGCGATGGGCCGCGGTTAGAGTGAATCCGCGTGATCGCGTGGGTCCGGGCCTGCAACTTTCGGCACTGGATCGCGTCTATCCAGCCCCCACACTGCAGTTACCGGGTCGCGGCTGCGCGGCCGGCCAGGAACGAGTCCATACATGAAAGCAAGTCGCCTGATCTCCGCTGCACTGATCGCCGTTGCGCTGTCGGTGCCGCTTGCGTTGATGGCCCGGGCGGACGGCGAGTCGGCGATCCCCGCCTCGCCCAGCGTCGACCAGGTGCGCACCGCGCAGCTGGTGCATGGGCTGCTGTCCGACAGCCGTTACGCCTACCGTCCGCGGCCGCTCGACGCCGAGATGGAGCGCGACATCGGCCGCCGTTACCTCGAGGCGCTCGACTCCGGCAAGATGTTCTTCACCGCCGCCGACGTGGCGCGCTTCGAGCCGCTGGCGCCGGAGCTGGGCATGGCGGTGCGCAAGGGGCACCTCGAGCCGGCGTTCGCGATCTTCGCGCTCTACAAGGAGCGTGTCGCCGAGCGCGTCGAGCATGCGCGCGGCCTGCTCAAGCAGGACATCTTCGACTTCACCGGCGACGACCGCTGGGAGTACGACCGCAAGGACGCGCCGTGGCCGGCCGACAAGGCCGCGCTGGACGCGGTGTGGCGGCAGTCGGTGCGCAACGACTGGCTGCGCCTGCAACTGGCCGGCCGCGAGCCCGCGCAGATCCGCGAGACTCTCGACCGCCGCTATCGCAACCTGGCCAACAACGTCGCCCAGCTCAACGGCGAGGATGCGTTCCAGAGCTTCCTCAACGCCTACACGGCGTCGATCGACCCGCATACCGATTACTTCAACCCGCGCAGCACCGAGCTGTTCAACCAGAGCATGTCGCTGTCGTTGGAAGGCATCGGCGCGCAGCTGCAGCGCCAGGATGACGTGATCGTGATCCGCGAACTCATCGCCGGTGGGCCGGCCGCGCTGAGCGGCAAGTTCCGCGTCGGCGACCGCATCGTCGGCGTCGGCCAGGGCGCCGACGGCGCGGTGGAAGACGTGGTCGGCTGGCGCATCGACGACGTGGTCGAGAAGATCAAGGGGCCGAAGGACACCCAGGTGAAGCTGGAAGTGATCCCCGCCGAGGCCGGCATGGACAGCGAGCCGGTGCAGATCGTGCTGACCCGTGCGCGCGTGCGGCTGGAGGAACAGGCGGCCAAGTCGGAGGTCATCGAGATCCCGGGCAGCGGCGACGCCGCCGATACCCGCGTGGGTGTGATCAAGCTGCCGGCGTTCTACCAGGATTTCCAGGGCCGCCGGAACCGTGATGGCGACTACGCCTCGGCCACCCGCGACGTCGCCAGGCTGCTGGAAGAATTCAAGGCCGACGGCATCGATGGCGTGGTGCTGGACCTGCGCAACAACGGCGGTGGATCGCTCAACGAAGCGGTCGAGCTGACCGGCCTCTTCATCGATACCGGTCCGGTGGTGCAGGTGCGCGAATCCGGCGGGCGGGTGAGCGTCGAAGCCGACCGCAATCCTGGCGTGGCCTGGGAAGGCCCGCTGGCGGTGCTGATCAACCGCGGCTCGGCGTCGGCATCGGAAATCGTCGCCGGCGCGATCCAGGACTACGGCCGCGGGCTGGTGATCGGCGAGACCACGTTCGGCAAGGGCACGGTGCAGAACCTGGTCGATCTCGACCGCTGGCCGGGCAACGAGCAGCAGCGCTTCGGTTCGGTGAAGCTCACCGTGGCGCAGTTCTTCCTGCCGGGCGGCAGCAGCACGCAGAACCGTGGCGTCGTGCCGGACGTGATGTTCCCGGTGACCGTGGATGCCAGCGAGTTCGGCGAGAGCACCAACGACAACGCATTGCCGTGGACGCGCATCGCCGCGGTGCCGCACACCCGCTATGGCGACTTCGCGACCCTGCTGCCGCGCCTCAACGTGCTGCACGAGGCGCGCATCGACGAGGATGCGGAGTTCAGCTG
This portion of the Luteimonas yindakuii genome encodes:
- a CDS encoding carboxy terminal-processing peptidase; protein product: MKASRLISAALIAVALSVPLALMARADGESAIPASPSVDQVRTAQLVHGLLSDSRYAYRPRPLDAEMERDIGRRYLEALDSGKMFFTAADVARFEPLAPELGMAVRKGHLEPAFAIFALYKERVAERVEHARGLLKQDIFDFTGDDRWEYDRKDAPWPADKAALDAVWRQSVRNDWLRLQLAGREPAQIRETLDRRYRNLANNVAQLNGEDAFQSFLNAYTASIDPHTDYFNPRSTELFNQSMSLSLEGIGAQLQRQDDVIVIRELIAGGPAALSGKFRVGDRIVGVGQGADGAVEDVVGWRIDDVVEKIKGPKDTQVKLEVIPAEAGMDSEPVQIVLTRARVRLEEQAAKSEVIEIPGSGDAADTRVGVIKLPAFYQDFQGRRNRDGDYASATRDVARLLEEFKADGIDGVVLDLRNNGGGSLNEAVELTGLFIDTGPVVQVRESGGRVSVEADRNPGVAWEGPLAVLINRGSASASEIVAGAIQDYGRGLVIGETTFGKGTVQNLVDLDRWPGNEQQRFGSVKLTVAQFFLPGGSSTQNRGVVPDVMFPVTVDASEFGESTNDNALPWTRIAAVPHTRYGDFATLLPRLNVLHEARIDEDAEFSWWVEDVEEFRAERAKKYVVLNEAERRAERDRQEQKRRDRQAQRRELGLPLDPLAEDTDDGLFANERDIALDTAREKAAEERPDPLLQESAAILADAMHLLNSDHHLQAQVLPESTRPNSWAR
- the lipA gene encoding lipoyl synthase, with amino-acid sequence MTESADRTIPLQVLAPADDSLRPGAKQLAGDKISRSPVQFADVPVLRKPSWIRVRIPSNGAVAALKSKLRENRLVTVCEEASCPNIHECFGHGTATFMILGEVCTRRCSFCDVAHGRPKPPDPTEPYNLASTVADMGLKYVVVTSVDRDDLRDGGAQHFVDCIAAIRARTPSTRIEILTPDFRGKGRMERALEILAQNPPDVFNHNVETAPELYRNVRPGADYQWSLTLLQKFKAQHPSVPTKSGIMLGLGETMEQVQGTLRDLRAHDVDMVTIGQYLQPSPHHHPVLRYWTPDEFKALEDYGMALGFSHVASGPLVRSSYHADRQAAQAAATAVAVA